One window of Mangifera indica cultivar Alphonso unplaced genomic scaffold, CATAS_Mindica_2.1 Un_0070, whole genome shotgun sequence genomic DNA carries:
- the LOC123207309 gene encoding zinc finger CCCH domain-containing protein 37-like isoform X2, whose amino-acid sequence MANQLYGYNSSYASAGDGGTPTSSSSLRYLVGSSDSDHSKYASFSFYNDVLRYSSQQSWPPGVDPTDQLSTPIKRASQALYHQTLLGAHTTLGQSEAWYSTNSLAKRPRFESTSHLPVYPQRPGEKDCAYYMQTRTCKYGDTCKFDHPIWVPEGGIPDWKEVLHIATSESLPERPGEPDCPYFLKTQRCKFGLKCKFNHPNENLVTSVGFSGNADFFTLPDRPSEPPCAFYLKTGTCKFGATCKFHHPKDMQMSSAGQENGNSKQNESVTNGTAGDLYVPGPVVSYTPAILHNSKGLPIRPGEVDCPFYLKTGSCKYGATCRYNHPDRNSINPAAAAAAIGHPLITSPAASLNIGVVNPAASLYQTIDPRLAQPTLAVGNSIYPQRPGQTECDYYMKTGECKYGERCKFNHPIDRTAPTLSATKQSSQENVKLTLAGLPRRETGTCKYGATCKFDHPPPGEVMAMAALQGTSIGEVKGDENEAETTQSQAVRS is encoded by the exons ATGGCTAACCAATTGTACGGCTACAACTCAAGTTATGCTTCAGCTGGAGATGGTGGGACACCAACATCCTCTTCCTCTCTTCGTTATCTGGTTGGGTCTTCCGACTCCGATCACTCTAAGTACGCATCTTTCTCCTTTTACAACGATGTATTGAGGTACTCTTCTCAGCAGTCATGGCCTCCTGGTGTTGACCCCACTGATCAGCTCTCTACTCCCATTAAACGAGCTTCGCAAG CGCTCTATCATCAGACTCTTTTGGGTGCCCATACCACTCTTGGGCAAAGTGAAGCTTGGTATTCTACCAACTCATTAGCCAAGCGCCCTAGATTCGAGAGTACAAGCCATTTACCTGTGTATCCACAGAGGCCAGGGGAGAAGGATTGTGCCTACTATATGCAAACAAGAACCTGTAAATATGGAGATACCTGCAAGTTTGACCATCCTATTTGGGTTCCTGAAGGTGGAATCCCAGATTGGAAAGAG GTTCTGCATATTGCTACAAGTGAGTCCCTTCCTGAGAGACCAGGAGAGCCAGATTGTCCT TATTTTCTGAAAACTCAAAGATGCAAATTTGGTTTGAAGTGCAAGTTTAATCATCCAAACGAAAATTTGGTTACTTCAGTG GGTTTTTCTGGAAATGCTGACTTTTTCACCCTACCGGATAGGCCTTCCGAGCCCCCATGTGCT TTCTATTTGAAGACTGGAACTTGTAAGTTTGGTGCAACTTGCAAATTTCATCATCCAAAAGATATGCAAATGTCGTCAGCTGGTCAAGAAAATGGTAATAGCAAGCAAAATGAATCAGTAACTAATGGAACCGCTGGAGATCTATATGTGCCTGGGCCTGTTGTTTCGTATACCCCAGCAATTTTACATAACTCCAAAGGACTTCCTATTAGACCG GGAGAAGTGGATTGTCCATTCTACTTGAAAACTGGGAG TTGCAAATATGGTGCCACTTGCCGCTACAATCATCCTGACAGAAATT CAATCAATCCTGCTGCTGCAGCTGCTGCAATAGGGCATCCTCTTATAACCTCCCCAGCAGCTAGTCTGAACATAGGTGTTGTGAATCCAGCTGCTTCACTATATCAAACTATTGACCCCAGATTGGCTCAGCCAACA CTTGCAGTTGGCAATAGTATCTACCCTCAACGCCCAGGACAGACGGAATGTGAT TACTATATGAAGACAGGGGAATGTAAGTATGGGGAAAGATGCAAGTTTAATCATCCTATTGATCGGACAGCACCAACACTCTCAGCAACAAAGCAATCTTCTCAAGAGAATGTAAAGCTCACTCTTGCTGGATTGCCTAGGCGAGAg actgGAACTTGCAAGTATGGTGCAACATGTAAGTTTGACCACCCACCACCTGGAGAGGTGATGGCTATGGCAGCGCTGCAAGGAACATCAATTGGGGAAGTGAAGGGGGATGAAAATGAGGCTGAAACTACTCAAAGTCAAGCAGTGAGGTCCTGA
- the LOC123207295 gene encoding uncharacterized protein LOC123207295, translating to MSGAQGAQPPGSKTVTAYGSVQEQESRPKTDIRSKEDEGGIKVDELQDKVEDPTGKGGPVFGAGKDENKQDLGVTGTG from the coding sequence atgtcaGGGGCGCAAGGAGCACAGCCGCCGGGATCAAAGACGGTAACGGCATACGGGTCAGTGCAAGAGCAAGAGAGCAGGCCAAAGACAGACATCAGGTCAAAGGAAGATGAGGGTGGGATTAAGGTCGATGAACTTCAGGACAAGGTTGAAGACCCTACTGGCAAAGGAGGACCTGTATTTGGTGCTggaaaagatgaaaacaagCAAGACTTGGGTGTCACTGGCACTGGCTAg
- the LOC123207309 gene encoding zinc finger CCCH domain-containing protein 37-like isoform X3 produces MGKVLHIATSESLPERPGEPDCPYFLKTQRCKFGLKCKFNHPNENLVTSVGFSGNADFFTLPDRPSEPPCAFYLKTGTCKFGATCKFHHPKDMQMSSAGQENGNSKQNESVTNGTAGDLYVPGPVVSYTPAILHNSKGLPIRPGEVDCPFYLKTGSCKYGATCRYNHPDRNSINPAAAAAAIGHPLITSPAASLNIGVVNPAASLYQTIDPRLAQPTLAVGNSIYPQRPGQTECDYYMKTGECKYGERCKFNHPIDRTAPTLSATKQSSQENVKLTLAGLPRREGAVHCPYYMKTGTCKYGATCKFDHPPPGEVMAMAALQGTSIGEVKGDENEAETTQSQAVRS; encoded by the exons ATGGGCAAG GTTCTGCATATTGCTACAAGTGAGTCCCTTCCTGAGAGACCAGGAGAGCCAGATTGTCCT TATTTTCTGAAAACTCAAAGATGCAAATTTGGTTTGAAGTGCAAGTTTAATCATCCAAACGAAAATTTGGTTACTTCAGTG GGTTTTTCTGGAAATGCTGACTTTTTCACCCTACCGGATAGGCCTTCCGAGCCCCCATGTGCT TTCTATTTGAAGACTGGAACTTGTAAGTTTGGTGCAACTTGCAAATTTCATCATCCAAAAGATATGCAAATGTCGTCAGCTGGTCAAGAAAATGGTAATAGCAAGCAAAATGAATCAGTAACTAATGGAACCGCTGGAGATCTATATGTGCCTGGGCCTGTTGTTTCGTATACCCCAGCAATTTTACATAACTCCAAAGGACTTCCTATTAGACCG GGAGAAGTGGATTGTCCATTCTACTTGAAAACTGGGAG TTGCAAATATGGTGCCACTTGCCGCTACAATCATCCTGACAGAAATT CAATCAATCCTGCTGCTGCAGCTGCTGCAATAGGGCATCCTCTTATAACCTCCCCAGCAGCTAGTCTGAACATAGGTGTTGTGAATCCAGCTGCTTCACTATATCAAACTATTGACCCCAGATTGGCTCAGCCAACA CTTGCAGTTGGCAATAGTATCTACCCTCAACGCCCAGGACAGACGGAATGTGAT TACTATATGAAGACAGGGGAATGTAAGTATGGGGAAAGATGCAAGTTTAATCATCCTATTGATCGGACAGCACCAACACTCTCAGCAACAAAGCAATCTTCTCAAGAGAATGTAAAGCTCACTCTTGCTGGATTGCCTAGGCGAGAg GGTGCTGTTCATtgtccatattatatgaagactgGAACTTGCAAGTATGGTGCAACATGTAAGTTTGACCACCCACCACCTGGAGAGGTGATGGCTATGGCAGCGCTGCAAGGAACATCAATTGGGGAAGTGAAGGGGGATGAAAATGAGGCTGAAACTACTCAAAGTCAAGCAGTGAGGTCCTGA
- the LOC123207309 gene encoding zinc finger CCCH domain-containing protein 37-like isoform X1: protein MANQLYGYNSSYASAGDGGTPTSSSSLRYLVGSSDSDHSKYASFSFYNDVLRYSSQQSWPPGVDPTDQLSTPIKRASQALYHQTLLGAHTTLGQSEAWYSTNSLAKRPRFESTSHLPVYPQRPGEKDCAYYMQTRTCKYGDTCKFDHPIWVPEGGIPDWKEVLHIATSESLPERPGEPDCPYFLKTQRCKFGLKCKFNHPNENLVTSVGFSGNADFFTLPDRPSEPPCAFYLKTGTCKFGATCKFHHPKDMQMSSAGQENGNSKQNESVTNGTAGDLYVPGPVVSYTPAILHNSKGLPIRPGEVDCPFYLKTGSCKYGATCRYNHPDRNSINPAAAAAAIGHPLITSPAASLNIGVVNPAASLYQTIDPRLAQPTLAVGNSIYPQRPGQTECDYYMKTGECKYGERCKFNHPIDRTAPTLSATKQSSQENVKLTLAGLPRREGAVHCPYYMKTGTCKYGATCKFDHPPPGEVMAMAALQGTSIGEVKGDENEAETTQSQAVRS from the exons ATGGCTAACCAATTGTACGGCTACAACTCAAGTTATGCTTCAGCTGGAGATGGTGGGACACCAACATCCTCTTCCTCTCTTCGTTATCTGGTTGGGTCTTCCGACTCCGATCACTCTAAGTACGCATCTTTCTCCTTTTACAACGATGTATTGAGGTACTCTTCTCAGCAGTCATGGCCTCCTGGTGTTGACCCCACTGATCAGCTCTCTACTCCCATTAAACGAGCTTCGCAAG CGCTCTATCATCAGACTCTTTTGGGTGCCCATACCACTCTTGGGCAAAGTGAAGCTTGGTATTCTACCAACTCATTAGCCAAGCGCCCTAGATTCGAGAGTACAAGCCATTTACCTGTGTATCCACAGAGGCCAGGGGAGAAGGATTGTGCCTACTATATGCAAACAAGAACCTGTAAATATGGAGATACCTGCAAGTTTGACCATCCTATTTGGGTTCCTGAAGGTGGAATCCCAGATTGGAAAGAG GTTCTGCATATTGCTACAAGTGAGTCCCTTCCTGAGAGACCAGGAGAGCCAGATTGTCCT TATTTTCTGAAAACTCAAAGATGCAAATTTGGTTTGAAGTGCAAGTTTAATCATCCAAACGAAAATTTGGTTACTTCAGTG GGTTTTTCTGGAAATGCTGACTTTTTCACCCTACCGGATAGGCCTTCCGAGCCCCCATGTGCT TTCTATTTGAAGACTGGAACTTGTAAGTTTGGTGCAACTTGCAAATTTCATCATCCAAAAGATATGCAAATGTCGTCAGCTGGTCAAGAAAATGGTAATAGCAAGCAAAATGAATCAGTAACTAATGGAACCGCTGGAGATCTATATGTGCCTGGGCCTGTTGTTTCGTATACCCCAGCAATTTTACATAACTCCAAAGGACTTCCTATTAGACCG GGAGAAGTGGATTGTCCATTCTACTTGAAAACTGGGAG TTGCAAATATGGTGCCACTTGCCGCTACAATCATCCTGACAGAAATT CAATCAATCCTGCTGCTGCAGCTGCTGCAATAGGGCATCCTCTTATAACCTCCCCAGCAGCTAGTCTGAACATAGGTGTTGTGAATCCAGCTGCTTCACTATATCAAACTATTGACCCCAGATTGGCTCAGCCAACA CTTGCAGTTGGCAATAGTATCTACCCTCAACGCCCAGGACAGACGGAATGTGAT TACTATATGAAGACAGGGGAATGTAAGTATGGGGAAAGATGCAAGTTTAATCATCCTATTGATCGGACAGCACCAACACTCTCAGCAACAAAGCAATCTTCTCAAGAGAATGTAAAGCTCACTCTTGCTGGATTGCCTAGGCGAGAg GGTGCTGTTCATtgtccatattatatgaagactgGAACTTGCAAGTATGGTGCAACATGTAAGTTTGACCACCCACCACCTGGAGAGGTGATGGCTATGGCAGCGCTGCAAGGAACATCAATTGGGGAAGTGAAGGGGGATGAAAATGAGGCTGAAACTACTCAAAGTCAAGCAGTGAGGTCCTGA